The following proteins are encoded in a genomic region of Nitrospirota bacterium:
- a CDS encoding type II toxin-antitoxin system HicB family antitoxin, whose protein sequence is MKEKLTAIYRKSLYGYIGYIEELPGANSQGVTLEETKSNLAEAVMLILEVNRQLTEKNLAGEDVIREDFGLITM, encoded by the coding sequence ATGAAAGAGAAACTAACAGCTATTTACCGTAAATCCCTGTATGGGTATATTGGTTATATAGAAGAGCTTCCGGGAGCAAACTCCCAGGGAGTGACGTTGGAGGAGACAAAAAGTAACTTGGCTGAAGCCGTTATGCTTATATTAGAGGTTAATCGTCAACTTACAGAAAAAAATCTCGCAGGGGAAGATGTCATAAGAGAGGACTTTGGCCTAATAACAATGTGA
- a CDS encoding type II toxin-antitoxin system HicA family toxin, which yields MKRKDLIRFIESNGCLLIREGANHTVYVNFAGNKTSVIPRHNEIDEFLARKICKDLGIPKP from the coding sequence GTGAAGCGCAAAGATTTAATACGATTTATTGAAAGTAATGGATGTTTATTAATACGTGAAGGCGCTAATCATACAGTTTATGTAAACTTTGCAGGGAATAAAACCTCAGTAATCCCTCGTCATAACGAAATAGATGAATTTCTTGCAAGAAAAATATGTAAGGACCTTGGAATTCCAAAACCATAA